From Primulina tabacum isolate GXHZ01 chromosome 2, ASM2559414v2, whole genome shotgun sequence, one genomic window encodes:
- the LOC142532141 gene encoding LOW QUALITY PROTEIN: BTB/POZ domain-containing protein At1g04390 (The sequence of the model RefSeq protein was modified relative to this genomic sequence to represent the inferred CDS: inserted 1 base in 1 codon; deleted 1 base in 1 codon), producing MRSSTRSSAAENSRGISAHVLNLHRRLYHALNLGCKNWESTKKWHCPDFEIQKLVIRSIDVFLECISSERSQHPLVKDSVDDMAEALESILESKSQPLMRLACDVSVKMANVLPGSMLQSKVLDLIGPLANLLXCQELQVALTCATALNAILSKLSSRKDSKVLQILKETKAVSFLVCNINRFSVDDKPTEYFQEMASLLSKILWRWPPFRFCVCTDSKFLNTLDAAKFMSEHSAKVAVLQLYSTLALCHNGADKILESGEALLTMMVACMDCSNSPSVRVEAFKLAQCLALSRTGCIKMMNICSEPLVKAVIMAIKNWNSQSEKLAKTQMHVVKEACRLASITRWAGDHHQYFWKEGVDRVLLDLLLDNYDEIYQMLLEASVNDLAITVQLRLGPNFKQFLRPYVWDILGGLAVNCAENFNRGMHKKEFQLKVLIICVCLAFIDSTGIPHRTSQISPTYVVEGESAARAVVMTVYSQCKYIASMARSILSKLLQSNGRDYLENLVKTIKLVYGSEFAIPGNLQIVVSLMSLACHSSLPKYRKLIIKCEAIETLIAFVRWWLKNPVRVKRASLVPHLQGHFTEQICCFHGAEEWEGEDMFLLFSLWVLSELVPHSALKNTYQFEDQIVQELKELCCGNMFSAGSRWYAAYILCFFGIYGFPSKMGKRIGKALDEIETADLRLDLVNQEAVCVHEVILMVRCPLLLPLRESILAEKSSSGADVKQDLQRKVLNSVQLSAHVDRQSLLKLLEFVYLGYLHGYDDLVKNLKILSKHCKLDGLLKMLHRRAPHWETPIPRFDLSPALDPAKHHFSDLLVEASTTELVHWKCGSCSASVPHLHVHKVVLESSSEYLHALFQSGMQESHLKTIKVPVSWDSLKKLVSWFYSDQLPAPNFGCMWDNLDPEEKWEEIQSYLELCWLAEFWFIEHLNEECYEIVVSCLNYSTNLPAKVIQVAADLSQWKLVRVAADHLAPLYHLLRNSGELDALDNNLVEMVRAASVRLSQEGGSNQ from the exons ATGCGATCATCTACGAGGAGCAGCGCGGCGGAGAACAGCCGCGGCATCAGCGCCCACGTGCTTAATCTTCATCGACGCCTTTACCACGCTCTCAACCTTGG GTGCAAAAATTGGGAGAGCACAAAGAAATGGCATTGTCCGGACTTTGAGATACAGAAACTAGTGATTCGATCAATTGATGTGTTCCTTGAGTGTATTTCAAGCGAGAGATCACAACATCCACTTGTCAAG GATTCAGTGGATGATATGGCCGAAGCACTAGAGAGTATTCTGGAATCCAAAAGTCAGCCATTAATGAGGTTGGCCTGTGATGTCTCCGTGAAGATGGCTAATGTTTTACCGGGTTCAATGCTGCAATCTAAAGTTTTGGACCTCATTGGTCCTTTAGCGAATTTGT TCTGCCAGGAACTGCAAGTTGCTCTGACTTGCGCCACTGCCTTAAATGCCATTTTATCAAAGCTTAGTTCTAGAAAAGACAGCAAAGTACTGCAGATTCTGAAGGAAACTAAGGCTGTCAGTTTCCTTGTTTGTAACATAAATAGATTTTCTGTTGATGATAAACCAACTGAGTATTTTCAAGAAATGGCTTCTCTTTTAAGTAAAATACTGTGGCGATGGCCACCTTTTAGGTTCTGTGTGTGTACTGATTCTAAGTTCTTAAATACTCTAGATGCTGCAAAATTCATGTCTGAACATTCAGCCAAAGTTGCCGTCCTACAATTGTATTCTACATTAG CTCTATGCCATAATGGGGCAGATAAGATACTAGAAAGTGGGGAAGCACTTCTGACAATGATGGTGGCCTGCATGGATTGTTCAAATTCACCATCAGTCCGTGTAGAGGCATTTAAACTTGCACAATGTTTGGCG CTAAGCAGAACAGGATGTataaaaatgatgaatataTGCTCTGAGCCCCTTGTCAAAGCAGTGATCATGGCAATAAAAAATTGGAATTCACAATCTGAAAAGCTTGCAAAAACCCAAATGCATGTTGTGAAGGAGGCATGCCGTCTGGCTTCTATCACTCGTTGGGCAGGTGATCATCACCAGTACTTTTGGAAAGAAGGAGTGGATAGAGTCCTCCTTGATCTTCTTTTGGACAATTATGACGAAATTTATCAAATGCTACTTGAGGCATCCGTGAATGATCTGGCCATCACAGTGCAACTACGTCTTggtccaaattttaaacaatttCTCAGACCATATGTATGGGATATTCTTGGAGGGCTTGCTGTAAATTGTGCTGAAAATTTCAACCGTGGGATGCATAAAAAGGAATTTCAACTTAAGGTCCTCATAATATGTGTATG CTTGGCCTTCATTGACTCAACAGGGATACCGCACCGAACTTCTCAAATAAGTCCCACTTATGTGGTTGAGGGTGAATCAGCAGCTAGGGCAGTTGTTATGACGGTTTATTCT CAATGCAAATACATCGCGTCCATGGCTAGGTCCATACTATCTAAACTACTCCAATCCAATGGTAGGGATTATCTTGAAAATTTAGTAAAGACTATAAAATTAGTGTATGGGAGTGAATTTGCGATTCCAGGAAATCTTCAAATCGTGGTGAGCTTGATGAGTTTGGCATGTCATTCCAGCCTGCCAAAATATCGAAAGCTCATCATTAAATGTGAAGCTATAGAAACTTTGATCGCCTTTGTAAGATGGTGGTTAAAGAATCCTGTTCGTGTAAAAAGAGCAAGTTTGGTACCTCATTTGCAAGGTCATTTCACTGAGCAGATTTGTTGCTTCCATGGCGCAGAAGAATGGGAAGGAGAAGACATGTTTTTGCTTTTTAGCTTGTGGGTCCTTTCCGAATTGGTACCCCATTCTGCTCTTAAAAATACTTATCAGTTTGAAGATCAGATAGTTCAGGAACTCAAGGAACTCTGCTGTGGCAATATGTTTTCTGCGGGCTCAAGATGGTATGCTGCCTATATATTGTGCTTTTTTGGAATATATGGCTTCCCCAGTAAAATGGGGAAGCGGATTGGGAAAGCACTTGATGAGATTGAGACTGCTGATTTAAGGCTCGATCTTGTAAATCAAGAAGCTGTCTGTGTTCATGAAGTAATTCTTATGGTTAGATGTCCATTGTTACTGCCTCTTCGAGAATCAATTCTTGCAGAGAAATCATCCAGTGGGGCTGATGTAAAACAGGATTTACAGAGAAAAGTACTAAACTCAGTCCAACTTTCTGCTCACGTGGATCGACAGTCACTTTTAAAGTTGTTGGAATTTGTATATTTGGGATATTTACATGGCTATGACGACCTTGTAAAGAATCTGAAAATTTTGTCGAAGCATTGTAAATTGGATGGTCTGCTTAAAATGCTACACAGAAGAGCACCACATTGGGAAACCCCTATACCAAGATTTGATCTAAGTCCTGCTCTCGATCCGGCCAAACATCATTTTTC GGATCTTCTTGTGGAAGCCAGCACGACAGAACTGGTACATTGGAAGTGTGGTAGTTGCTCTGCTTCAGTTCCTCATTTGCATGTTCACAAAGTCGTATTGGAGTCAAGCTCAGAATATTTACATGCCTTGTTTCAATCAGGAATGCAAGAAAG CCATTTGAAAACTATCAAGGTTCCTGTGAGTTGGGATTCACTTAAAAAACTTGTTAGTTGGTTCTATTCTGACCAGTTGCCTGCACCTAATTTCGGCTGTATGTGGGATAATTTGGATCCAGAAGAGAAATGGGAAGAAATTCAATCATATTTGGAGCTCTGTTGGCTGGCTGAGTTTTGGTTCATTGAGCATCTTAATGAAGAATGTTATGAAATTGTGGTCTCTTGCTTGAATTATTCTACAAATTTGCCAGCAAAAGTAATTCAAGTTGCTGCTGATTTATCCCAATGGAAGTTGGTTCGAGTTGCAGCAGATCATTTGGCGCCTTTGTATCATCTTCTACGGAATTCTGGTGAGCTTGATGCCCTGGACAACAATCTTGTTGAGATGGTTCGTGCCGCATCTGTCCGGCTTTCTCAAGAGGGTGGTAGTAATCAGTAA